The Geotrypetes seraphini chromosome 6, aGeoSer1.1, whole genome shotgun sequence genome includes a window with the following:
- the LOC117362748 gene encoding sex-determining region Y protein-like isoform X2, translating to MESLQRNLMTSAELLKRDVLLQANWELRHAIRDLQNQARSLPPPPQEEELRQQIFQHQKALVEEDDEEQLLLQQQQQQRQRLYQQQHMKEEQQHQKCRQQQQQMEDQHLKQHHHHHHQQQQQQQQQIKEEQHQKQHHHHHQQQQQQQQQQIKEEPHQKHHHHHQQQQQQQIKEEPHQKHHQQQHQQIKEEPHQKHHHHQQQQIKEEPHQKHHHHQQQQQQQQQQMKEEPHLKHHHHPQQQIKEDQHQQHHHHQQQQQRHCEHQHHHHHHHHNKQQQQQHHPLSSHHGGKGHCELLHNCHKHALLPCGRESWT from the coding sequence ATGGAGTCCCTGCAGCGCAACCTGATGACCAGCGCCGAGCTGCTCAAGCGCGACGTGCTCCTGCAGGCCAACTGGGAGCTGCGGCACGCCATCCGGGACTTGCAGAACCAGGCCCGCAGCCTGCCGCCGCCCCCCCAGGAAGAGGAGCTGCGGCAGCAGATCTTCCAGCACCAGAAGGCCCTGGTGGAGGAGGACGACGAGGagcagctgctgctgcagcagcagcagcagcagaggcagcgccTGTACCAGCAGCAGCACATGAAGGAGGAGCAGCAGCACCAGAAATGccgccagcaacagcagcagatggaAGACCAGCATCTGAAGCagcatcaccaccaccaccaccagcagcagcagcagcagcagcagcagatcaAGGAGGAGCAGCACCAGAAGCagcatcaccaccaccaccagcagcagcagcagcagcagcaacagcagatcAAGGAGGAGCCGCACCAGAagcatcaccaccaccaccagcagcagcagcagcagcagatcaAGGAGGAGCCGCACCAGAAGCATCACCAGCAGCAGCATCAGCAGATCAAAGAGGAGCCGCACCAGAAGCATCACcaccaccagcagcagcagatcaAGGAGGAGCCACACCAGAAGCATCACCACCaccaacaacagcagcagcagcagcagcagcaaatgaAGGAGGAGCCGCACCTGAAGCATCACCACCACCCGCAGCAGCAGATCAAGGAGGACCAACACCAGCAGCATCACcaccaccagcagcagcagcagcgccaCTGTGAGCATcaacaccaccaccatcaccaccaccataacaagcagcagcaacagcagcaccatCCACTGTCATCGCACCACGGGGGCAAGGGCCATTGTGAGCTCCTGCACAACTGCCACAAGCACGCCCTCTTACCCTGCGGGAGGGAGAGCTG
- the LOC117362748 gene encoding sex-determining region Y protein-like isoform X1, producing MESLQRNLMTSAELLKRDVLLQANWELRHAIRDLQNQARSLPPPPQEEELRQQIFQHQKALVEEDDEEQLLLQQQQQQRQRLYQQQHMKEEQQHQKCRQQQQQMEDQHLKQHHHHHHQQQQQQQQQIKEEQHQKQHHHHHQQQQQQQQQQIKEEPHQKHHHHHQQQQQQQIKEEPHQKHHQQQHQQIKEEPHQKHHHHQQQQIKEEPHQKHHHHQQQQQQQQQQMKEEPHLKHHHHPQQQIKEDQHQQHHHHQQQQQRHCEHQHHHHHHHHNKQQQQQHHPLSSHHGGKGHCELLHNCHKHALLPCGRESCSSLNAPRLKANPPSITRPPPNITPLS from the coding sequence ATGGAGTCCCTGCAGCGCAACCTGATGACCAGCGCCGAGCTGCTCAAGCGCGACGTGCTCCTGCAGGCCAACTGGGAGCTGCGGCACGCCATCCGGGACTTGCAGAACCAGGCCCGCAGCCTGCCGCCGCCCCCCCAGGAAGAGGAGCTGCGGCAGCAGATCTTCCAGCACCAGAAGGCCCTGGTGGAGGAGGACGACGAGGagcagctgctgctgcagcagcagcagcagcagaggcagcgccTGTACCAGCAGCAGCACATGAAGGAGGAGCAGCAGCACCAGAAATGccgccagcaacagcagcagatggaAGACCAGCATCTGAAGCagcatcaccaccaccaccaccagcagcagcagcagcagcagcagcagatcaAGGAGGAGCAGCACCAGAAGCagcatcaccaccaccaccagcagcagcagcagcagcagcaacagcagatcAAGGAGGAGCCGCACCAGAagcatcaccaccaccaccagcagcagcagcagcagcagatcaAGGAGGAGCCGCACCAGAAGCATCACCAGCAGCAGCATCAGCAGATCAAAGAGGAGCCGCACCAGAAGCATCACcaccaccagcagcagcagatcaAGGAGGAGCCACACCAGAAGCATCACCACCaccaacaacagcagcagcagcagcagcagcaaatgaAGGAGGAGCCGCACCTGAAGCATCACCACCACCCGCAGCAGCAGATCAAGGAGGACCAACACCAGCAGCATCACcaccaccagcagcagcagcagcgccaCTGTGAGCATcaacaccaccaccatcaccaccaccataacaagcagcagcaacagcagcaccatCCACTGTCATCGCACCACGGGGGCAAGGGCCATTGTGAGCTCCTGCACAACTGCCACAAGCACGCCCTCTTACCCTGCGGGAGGGAGAGCTG